The region GGTCATTGTGAGCATAAACAACGCACTGAATTTTAGACGGCTGGAAGAAGAAAACAGATATTTACGAAAAAAAACAATTGAAAAACATTCCATCACCGGCGGCAGCCCTCCCATCCAAGCGTTGAAAAAAGATATCGTTGTTGCAGCGCCAACGGAGTCCTGGGTACTGATAACCGGAGAGAACGGAACGGGCAAGGAACTGGTTGCCAGAACCATCCATCAGTTGAGCAACCGGGCCGATCATCCGATGATTGTCGTCAATTGCGCAACTATTCCCGAAGAGTTGATTGAGAGTGAGCTTTTTGGTCATGAAAAGGGCGCATTTACAGAGATGACCAAAAAAAACATCGGCAAGTTTGAGCTGGCTGCAAACGGCACACTTTTTTTAGATGAAATTGGAGATATGAGCCTAAAAACCCAGGCTAAAATCCTGCGGGTCTTACAGGAGCAGCAATTCAACAGGATCGGCGGCAGCAGAACATTAAGCGTTGATGTCCGCATAATAGCCGCTAGTAATAAAGATCTTGAACAGGAGATCGCCATCGGCAATTTCAGGGAAGACCTCTACTACCGCCTGAATGTGATACCCATTAAAGTTCCTGCGCTGAGGGAGCGTCGCCAGGATATTCCCCAGATGATAGATACTTTTTTAGATGAATTCGCCAAACAGACACGAAGTTCCAAAAAGAAGTTGGATCCGGATGCCGTGGAATTGCTCTGTGACTATCCCTGGATGGGAAATGTCCGTGAACTGAAAAACCTTATGGAGCGCATTGCCATCATGGATGGAAATGAAATTGTCGCCGGTGATGATTTGCCGGCGCCCTATAATCCTAAATCCAAAAAAAATAAAGGATCTTCGGAAAATCGATTATTGTCCCTAAAAAATTTAAAAGAGGCGAAAATAAATTTTGAAAAAGAATTTATCCTTCGAAAACTCGAAGAAAACGGTCATGATATTACCCGGACGGCAAAAGCCATCGGTGTCAAGCGAAGTTATCTGTATAAAAAATTAAAAAAATAAATACAGCTACTTAGAAATTTATCAGAGGACTTTTCAATTGAGAATCATCGGAGGCAATTTAAAAGGGAAAAAACTTTTCTCGCCTCAAGGCAAAACAGTAAGACCGACAGCAGATAGGCTTCGGGAGACCATATTTAATATCCTTTCTGATAAGGTTCCGGGCGCTGTTGTGCTGGATCTGTTTTCCGGAACGGGCGCTTTCGGTATCGAATCGCTAAGCCGGGAGGCCAAACAAGCAGTATTTGTCGAAAAATCAAGGGATGCCTTGCACGTAATTCAGCGTAACATCCAGGCCGGCGCTCTTGAAAAGCAGACACAGGTCATCAAATGGGATATTGCAAAAAATCTGAACTGTCTCCGAAGAATACCGTTCAGGTATGATTTGGTATTTATGGATCCGCCCTACGACCGGGATATGGTGCAAAAGGGGCTAAATAATCTTTACCTTAGCGGTTGTGTGCACCAAGAGGGCTGCATTGTGATTGAGCACAGCGCTTCAGAGCCAATCCCGGAAAATACTAAGGAATTTGCCATTTTCGATCAGCGCAAATACGGAAAAACGCTTGTTACCTTTTTAACCAATGTGCTATAGAGACTCTTAAATTTAATACCCTTTACAGGATAGAGGACTTAAAATCGATGCAAAGAGTTGCGATATATCCCGGATCCTTTGACCCGGTAACAAACGGTCATATCGATATCGTTGAGAGGGGGCTCAAGCTTTTTGATAAAATTATAGTGGCTATCCTTCACAATCCCGCCAAGAAATCACTTTTTACCGTTGAAGAGCGGGTCGAATTGCTTACGATATGTCTAAAAAATAATCCAGCCATAGAAATAGACTCATTTGGCGGTCTCCTGGTGGATTATGCCGCCAGGAGAAATGCCCAAGCCATTCTGCGCGGGCTTCGGGCCGTGTCGGATTTTGAGTATGAGTTTCAGTTGGCATTGATGAATCGCCGGTTAAACCGGGAAGTTCAGACGGTTTTTTTGATGACCGGGATGCGCTGGATTTTTACAAGCTCTTCGATCATAAAGGAGGCAGCGCAATTCGGCGGTAACATAAACGGCATGGTCCCGGCCGAGGTGAATAAAAGACTAAAGGAAAAATTCGAGAAAGCTTCATAAATATCGCAGTTTATCACCTTTAGGAAATGCCTTTATCGAACATATCCGAAAGTATTACTGTGAAAATGGGGGCCAAACGATCACAAGATCGGGCCGGCTGGACGTCGGCTAATTAATCCAATGACCACAACAGGAAGAACGAAAAGAAATAAACCATGGCTGTATCCATATCAAAAAATGCTAACATAGTACTGGAAAAACGGTACTTAAAAAAAGATGCCGAAGGGAACATTGTCGAGACCCCTGAGGAATTGTTCACCCGGGTTGCCGGGAGTATTGCCGCTGCGGATGCAATTCTTGACCCCTCCGCCGATGTAAAAAAAACAGAAGAAAAATTTCTGAACATGTTAAGCCGGATGTGGTTTTTGCCGAATTCACCCACGCTGATGAATGCCGGGCGAAGCCTGGGGCAGCTGGCGGCCTGTTTTGTCCTACCCATCGAAGATTCCATGGAGAGCATTTTTGAAACATTGAAGCACACCGCAATGATTCATAAAAGCGGCGGTGGAACCGGCTTTTCTTTTTCTAATATCCGGCCGGAACGGGATGTGGTTTCTACAACGGCAGGGGTTTCCAGCGGGCCGATTTCATTTATGTCCGTTTTTGACATTGCCACAGAGACCGTAAAGCAGGGGGGAACCCGACGCGGTGCCAACATGGGGGTTCTGAGGGTGGATCACCCGGATATCGAAGCTTTTATTAAATTCAAAAACGACCTCGGGCGGCTGAATAATTTTAACATTTCGGTGGCCCTCACAAACAAATTTATGGATGCCCTGAACGGGGGCAAGGACTTCGAATTAATCAACCCCAGAAACGGAAAAACGGCCCGGCTTCTTTCAGCCAAGGATGTTTTCGACAAGATTGTTGATTCCGCCTGGCAGTCGGGTGAACCCGGTGTTATTTTTATTGATCGAATGAATGAAAGCAATCCGACGCCGCACATCGGGGCCATTGAAGCAACCAACCCGTGCGGCGAACAGCCCTTGTTGCCGTATGAGTCCTGTACCCTGGGATCCATCAATCTTTCTCAGATGGTAGTGAAAAAGGATTTGAGTGTAAACCGATTGACCCAAACAGTCCAGGCGGCTGTACATTTTCTGGATAACGTCATCGAATTAAATAGATATCCCCTTGAGCGTATCGAAAAAATGAGTAAAAGCAACCGTAAAATCGGACTCGGTGTGATGGGATTTGCCGACATGTTGATAAAACTGGGGATCCCCTATGATTCTGATGAGGCGGTTCTCCAGGCAGAGCGGGTGATGTCAATTATTTTAAAAGAGGCCAGGAATGCCTCGGCTATCCGCGCTAAAATGTTCGGGAATTTTCCCTTTTATAAGGGCAGCGTCTTTGATGCCCCCGAAACGCCTTTTATGCGAAACGCCACAACGACGACGATTGCCCCAACCGGAACCATCAGCATTATCGCCGGGGCTTCCAGCGGCATCGAACCGATTTTTGCCGTGGCACATGTCCGGCGAGTTCTGGACGGTGAATTGCTACCGGAGATGCACGCGCTTTTTATTCAGGCTGCGAAAAAACACGGATTTTACAGCAAGGAACTGGCCGCTGAAATTTCAAAGACCGGTTCGGTGCAAGGCGTTGACGCTGTTCCAAGCCATATTCAGAAAATTTTTAAAACATCCCACGACATTTCTCCCGAGTGGCATATCAAAATTCAGGCGGCTTTTCAGAAATACACCGATAATGCGGTTTCAAAAACGGTAAATTGTGCTGCAAGCGCCACCCGTGAAGATGTTGCTCAGGTTTATCTTTCAGCATACAAGGCCGGCTGCAAGGGGGTAACCATATACAGGGATGGAAGCCGTGGACAGCAGGTGTTGAATGTGGGGGCAGTTCTCCATGAAGCCAGTAAAATTGCGCCGCGCGCCAGGCCTGAGCGCACCACCGGGAGTACCGAACGTATTCGGACCGGATGCGGAAAGCTCTATGTTACGGTAAATTCCGATGATGCCGGCATCTGTGAAGTCTTTGCACAGATGGGAAAAACCGGCGGGTGTGCCTCTTCGCAAATTGAAGCTGCCGGACGATTGGTATCCCTGGCGTTACGGTCCGGTGTGAAAGCGGATGCAATTGTCAAACAGCTTATCGGTATCCGCTGCCCTTCGCCTTCCTGGCAAAACGGCAAGATCGTTCTGTCTTGCCCGGATGCCATGGCGCAGGTCCTCAAAAATATAACCGGGGTAGATATTTCCGAAAACAGTGATGTCATGATGGGCGTATGCCCGGAATGCAGCAGCGTCATGGTTCATGAGGAGGGGTGTATGGTCTGCCATGCGTGCGGGTTTTCCAAATGCAGTTAGAAGCCATTTCAAAAGCGGCTTCACGCTACAAGAGATATTTTATTGCAACAAACCCGGCAATCAGCAAGACGGTAAAGACAATTGCCAGAATATTGAAATATTTTTCGATAAAAGCTTGAATCTTGGGCCCAAATCGGTAGATCAATCCGCCGACCAAAAAGAAGCGAGCGGACCTCGAAACCACAGAGGCAAATAGGAAGACCGGGAAATTGATGCGGAAGGCCCCGGCCGAAATCGTAAACACCTTGTATGGTATCGGGGTAAAACCGGCAACGCCCACCGCCCAGGCATCATATGACTGATATAATTGTCTGATATAATTAAATTTATCTCCAAAGTCATAGAACAAAATAATTTTGTTTCCGATTGTCTCCATAAACCGCCACCCGATCAAGTAGCCGAAACATCCACCCAGGACAGACCCAATCGAACAGACCAGCGCATACTTGAATGATTTTTTAGGGGCGGCCACTGCCAAGGCGATTAATAAAATATCCGGCGGGATAGGAAAAAAAGAGGATTCACAAAAAGCAAGCAGAAATAGGGCCCATGTACCGTATGGGGTATCGGCCCAATGCAGGACCCAGTCATAGAGTCGACGCAACATGAATTACGTTCTCCAGCCGTGTTCGCCCATAAGTTTAACAAACCGACAGCCTCCCAGGCTGGTCGTCTGAATACCGCTGGTAGTTTTAGACACTTTCATAAGGTCTTGAGAGGACTGGTTGCCAACCGGAATTACCATCCGACCGCCGATGGCGAGTTGCTTAATCAAGGTTTCCGGAATACGTGGTGCGCCGGCCGTAACGATGATTGCATCAAAAGGACTTTCGTCAGGCCAGCCGGTTGTACCGTCGGAATATTTGGTAACGATATTGTGATACTGAAGTTTGTCAAAAAGCTTGCGTGTTTTCACATACAAGGGGTATATTCTTTCTATCGTATAAACACGAAAAACGATCTCGGCAAGAATGGCGGCCTGGTAGCCCGAACCGGTCCCGATTTCAAGTACCCGATCATCTTTGTGAAGTGCCAACGCTTGGGTCATTTCGGCCACAATGAATGGTTGGGAGATGGTCTGCTGTTCACCGATCGGCAGCGGAAAATCGCCATAGGATTGGTCCATTAAGGCTTCGCTGACAAATAAATGCCGGGGAATTTTACGAAAGGCGGCCAAAACCCGAGGATCGTTAATACCGCGGGCTTCGATTTGATTTTGAACCATCTCGTCGCGCAACCGTTTGTATTTGACAGCAACTCTCTGCATAATAAAAATTTCTATCAAAACTGAAGGGTTAGGTCAAGATATTAGAATGGACAGCACTCGTCATATCATATTGTCTGTATTGATGGCGGCATTGGTCGTCATCATGGGAACCGTCGGTTACATGCTGTTTGAAGGGTGGGACTTTTTAGATTCCGCCTATATGACGGTCACGACCCTTGCAACAGTGGGATACGGCGAAGTCCACAAAGTGAGTAGAATCGGCCAGGTCTATACAATGGTGCTGATCATTGTTGGGGTGGGTTTTTTTCTGTATGTCATCGGGGCTGTGGTACAGTTTATGGTTGAGGGACGCATTCGGACCATATTGGGGAGGAGAAGGTTGGATAAAAAAATCGACAAATTAAAAAATCATTACATCGTATGCGGATATGGGCGTATCGGCATGGTGCTTTGTAAAAGTTTGCTGACCAACCCGATTGACCTGGTGGTGATTGACAACAAACCGGATCTTGAGACAGAGCTGATGGAAGACGGTTTTGTCTATGTGTCGGGAGATGCGACGGATGAAGCCATACTGCTTAAAGCCGGGATCAAACGGGCAAAAGGGCTGATTGCCGTTTTGGGCACAGACGCAGAAAATGTGTTTCTGGTCCTGACAGCCAGGCAATTAAATCCGGATATTTTTATAATGGCCCGGGCAACCTACAGCAAATCCAAATCCAAGCTAAAAGCGGCCGGAGCGGATAAAGTGGAATCACCTTATGAAATGGGTGCGGTCAATATGGCCCAGCGAATTATTCGGCCAACTGTTACCAGTTTTTTAGACCTGGCTTTTACATACAAAAATAAAGATATCCAAATGGAAGAGATCCCCATCAGCGTTTCGTCTAAACTGGCAAATATTGCCTTGAAAGATTCAGGTATCCGCCAACAATTTAACCTGATTATCATTGCGATAAAAAAGAGAGATGGGAGCATGCTCTTTAACCCATCCTTTGAAACGGTTATTTGTGGCGGGGATACGGTTATTGCGGTCGGGGAGGAAAATAACCTGCAAAAACTCGAGAAGATCTTAAACAGCGACGAATGATTTTTCTATATTTTATAAATAATTCTTTCGTCGGTGATGATAATATCCACATGTTTATCATGCGATTCCATTGGGACTTGCAGGGTGAGCTGTTCCTCAAAAGCCAGGGCCACCTTACGGGTGGTAATCGCCAGGTCGGGAATCAATCTGTCATAGTACCCTTTGCCGGATCCAATTCGGCCGCCTTTTTCGTCGAATGCAATTCCGGGAATTATGGCGATATCAATTTGTTCAATCGGAACCAGCTTGCATCTTGCCGGGTTTGGTTCCAAAACCCCCCGGGGGCCGGGACGGAGGCTGGAATCAAAGTTGTCGATTTTCATTAATTTCATTCTATAATTATCTTCGGCAAACGTGGGCAACACAACAACCTTGTTGTAGTTGAAACATTTTTTTATAATTTCACGGGTTTTGACTTCGTAGCCCAAATCCATATAAAGCAACGAAATTTTTGCTTCCAGAAAATTAGCGAAATCAAAAAGACGCTCCGTGATAATCTTATTTTTTTTTAGACGGTCGCCATCAGAGAGAGCATCCAGGCGTTTGCCGGTCTCATTTCTTATTTCAAGTTTTTTCTCTTGAATTCCTTCCATGCTTCGTCTCCTGGTCAGGGGGTGTCTATGTGCTGTGAAGCGAATTACTTGATCCTTTAATATACAGAAACGTCGAATAAAGTCAACTTACAATAATCATTGACTAAATAACCACCTCATGATAAAAATTTTATCGTTTTATCTGAAGTTTTCGTTAGAACTACAGGCGCTTTCAGGTTTTGTTTTTTCCCTTCTTTTTGAAAATCTAATAGCCCATAAGATGATTGCAGCCGGGGTGAAAGTCAATATAACCATCTATAAATATTGGGAATAATTATGTTGGAGATCAAGTTCGTCAGACAAAATATTGTCCAGGTCCAGGAAGCACTTCTAAACAGGGGTGTTGTTTCAGATTTAGAAATATTTCAGGGCGTTGAATCCAAACGGCGATCGGTCCTGCTCGACGTTGAAGGGCTTCGTCATCGACGCAATGTGGTATCGGACCAGATTGCTGAAATGAAAAAAAAGAAAGAAGATTCAACCGACCTTGTCGGCGAGATGCGGGAAGTTTCTGCCCGAATCAAGGAACTCGACACGCTTTTGTCTGAATATGATGAGGAAATTAATCACATACTTCTGGGGCTTCCCAACTTGCCCCACGAAACGGTTCCTGTTGGAAAAGACAGCAGCGCCAATCCTGTCGTGAAAAAAGTAGGCACCCCGCCGGTCTTTGGGTTTGACCCCAAGCCCCATTATGATTTGGGGGAAAGCTTGAAAATCCTTGACTTTGAAAGGGCTTCGAAAATTACCGGGGCACGTTTTCCGCTCTATTTCGGCGCCGGCGCCAAGTTGGAACGCGCCCTGATTAATTTTATGCTTGATATTCATACCGACGCGCATGGTTATCTGGAGGTTTTGCCGCCTTTCATCGTCAACCGTGAAAGTATGATGCATACGGGGCAGTTGCCTAAATTCGAACAAGACCTTTTTAAGCTGGAAGGTTGGGACTATTATATGATACCTACAGCAGAAGTGCCGGTAACGAATATCCATCAAGGGGAAATTCTGGATGAAGATCGATTGCCGGTATTGTACTGTGCCTATACGCCTTGTTTTCGTTCCGAAGCGGGCTCATACGGCAAGGATACCCGGGGACTGATTCGTCAGCATCAGTTTAATAAGGTTGAACTGGTAAAATTCACAACACCGGAATCATCGTATGACGAACTTGAGAAGCTGCTGCAAAACGCTGAAACCATTTTGTCCCGTCTTGAACTTCCCTACCAAGTGATTTGTCTGTGTACGGGAGATTTGGGGTTTTCGGCCGCAAAAACTTATGATTTAGAGGTTTGGATGCCGTCCCAGAATGTTTACCGCGAGATATCGTCCTGCAGCAATTTTGAAGATTTTCAGGCCAGGCGCGGAAATATCAAATTAAAGCGCAGTGGTAAAAAGGGGACCGAGTTTGTACATACCTTGAATGGGTCCGGGCTGGCGGTCGGGCGAACGGTCGCTGCCATACTTGAAAACAATCAGCAGGCGGACGGCTCTGTTGTCATACCCAAAGCGCTTCGGTCCTATATGAACGGAAAGGACGTTATCAGACCGTGAAGCTTGAAAAGATTCCCGAAGAAATTCGCCCCCACATCATACCGAAACAGGGAGGTCGACTGATCTACCGCTGCCTGGGTTGTGAGGCTGAATATGATATCAACCGGTTATTATACACCTGTCCGGCGTGCGGACAGGTATTATTAATTGAAGATGCGGGGTTCGGTCGGTTGGCAGAAATTCCAGCCGATAAATGGCATCAGATTTTTGATTATCGTAAAATGCTGAATGTCCTTGCATTGAAGGGTATTTTTCTTTTCTATGAATTTATCGGACCGGTCATGCCTCTGGATGCGATTATATATTTGGGAGAGGGGCATACGCCGATGGTCGAGGCCAATTCGGGTTTGGAAGACAAGGTCGGTCTCAGGTTTTATTTTAAGAATGATGGCCAGAATCCCAGCGCTTCCTTTAAAGATCGGGGGATGGCAAGTGCTTTTAGTTATATCAACCATATGGTCCAAAGTGGGTCTCTTTCGGAGGTGCTGGCAGTTTGTGCTTCCACCGGAGATACTTCTGCCGCTGCAGCCTTATATGCATCCTATCTGAAGCCCCACGTTAAATCGGCGGTATTGCTTCCCCATAAAAAGGTTACCCCCCAGCAGCTCTCTCAACCGCTCGGCAGCGGCGCAGCGGTATTTGAAATCCCGGGGGTGTTTGATGATTGTATGAAAATTGTCGAGGATTTATCGGAAAAATACAATGTCGCCCTGCTGAATTCGAAAAATGCCTGGCGAATACTGGGGCAGGAGTCGTATGCGTATGAAATAGCGCAATATTTTGAGTATGATCTGACACATAAAGTGGTGGTGGTTCCCATTGGAAATGCAGGCAATATAACGGCAGTGATGAACGGGTTTTTAAAATTTTTCAGGGCCGGCATCATTCAAACCCTGCCAAAAATTATCGGCGTGCAGTCAATCCATGCCAACCCGGTTTTTCAGTATTACCAGGAGCCGGATGCCGGCAAGCGTAAATTTAGACCCATGAACGTTAAACCCAGTGTGGCCCAGGCCGCCATGATCGGAAATCCGGTATCCATGCCGCGGGTCATCCATTTGGTCGACCGTTACAATGCAGCGGTCGGTATGCAGAAAGTTTTCATGGTTGAAGTAGCGGAGCAGGCCATCATGGACTGGCAGCTTCAAGCCAATCGGAATGGCCATATTGCCTGTACCCATGGGGGCGAATCGTTGGCCGGACTTTTGGATGCGAAACAGCGGGGGATTTTAGAAAAAGATGATATAGCCGTCCTGGATTCGACTGCGCATGCGCTTAAATTTTCAGTTTTTCAAGAGATGTATTTTGACAATTCATTTCCGGGTGAATACGAAATCGAACCCCAAAAAGCGTTCGCCAACGCGCCCCAATTGATTTGTCCAAGGGATATAGAACTACCGGCTCCCGGCAAACCACTGCAAGGGGAAGCCCTTAAACGGTTTGTTGAACGCGAGAGCGATGAAATTGCAAAGATACTGGATCTAAAAAAGTTATAAAGAAAATATAATAGTGATGCCAACTGACTTTCAATGACGAGGTAAAAAAGATGAAAAGGGGTTACTGTAGTTTTTTACTATTAGTATTTCTTATAACTGCCTGTGCCGCCGATCTGAAGATGCAAAAGCGGATGGCGGAGGATAAGCGAAATATAGCAGGCGCCTATATCGGTCAGAAAAATTACACCGAAGCGCTCAGGGAGCTTCTTGAAGCCGAAAAGCTTTATGCCGATGATCCCTTTCTGCAGAATGACCTGGGGTTTGTCTACATGGAAAAGGAAAAACCGGGCCAGGCCATTCAACACTTTAAAAGGGCGCTGGCGTTAAAATCCGATTATTCCGCTGCCAAAAACAACCTAGGCGTGGCTTATATGAAAAATGAGCAATGGGAAGAGGCCATTGACTGTTTTAAAGATCTCATCGAAAATCTGCTGTACACCACCCCCCAAAATCCTTTGGTGAATATGGGACTGGCCTATTACCACAAGAAAGACTATGCCCAATCTGAAAAGTATTATAATAGGGCCCTCGCCTTATTCGACGACGGACTGAACAAGGATGCGGTTTATATCAAGACGCTTCACGGGCTTGGCCTAAACTATATGGCGACGGGGCGAAGCCGGGAGGCGATTGCCA is a window of Desulfobacterales bacterium DNA encoding:
- a CDS encoding sigma-54 dependent transcriptional regulator, whose product is MFPSVLIVDDEPSILHSLSGLLADEGFEVLTASNGYEALKVISSDSPDLVLLDIWMPGIDGIETLKEIKKDNPNIQVVMITGHGTIETAVEATKLGAFGFIEKPLSIDKVIVSINNALNFRRLEEENRYLRKKTIEKHSITGGSPPIQALKKDIVVAAPTESWVLITGENGTGKELVARTIHQLSNRADHPMIVVNCATIPEELIESELFGHEKGAFTEMTKKNIGKFELAANGTLFLDEIGDMSLKTQAKILRVLQEQQFNRIGGSRTLSVDVRIIAASNKDLEQEIAIGNFREDLYYRLNVIPIKVPALRERRQDIPQMIDTFLDEFAKQTRSSKKKLDPDAVELLCDYPWMGNVRELKNLMERIAIMDGNEIVAGDDLPAPYNPKSKKNKGSSENRLLSLKNLKEAKINFEKEFILRKLEENGHDITRTAKAIGVKRSYLYKKLKK
- the rsmD gene encoding 16S rRNA (guanine(966)-N(2))-methyltransferase RsmD, producing MYQRTFQLRIIGGNLKGKKLFSPQGKTVRPTADRLRETIFNILSDKVPGAVVLDLFSGTGAFGIESLSREAKQAVFVEKSRDALHVIQRNIQAGALEKQTQVIKWDIAKNLNCLRRIPFRYDLVFMDPPYDRDMVQKGLNNLYLSGCVHQEGCIVIEHSASEPIPENTKEFAIFDQRKYGKTLVTFLTNVL
- the coaD gene encoding pantetheine-phosphate adenylyltransferase is translated as MQRVAIYPGSFDPVTNGHIDIVERGLKLFDKIIVAILHNPAKKSLFTVEERVELLTICLKNNPAIEIDSFGGLLVDYAARRNAQAILRGLRAVSDFEYEFQLALMNRRLNREVQTVFLMTGMRWIFTSSSIIKEAAQFGGNINGMVPAEVNKRLKEKFEKAS
- a CDS encoding vitamin B12-dependent ribonucleotide reductase, which produces MAVSISKNANIVLEKRYLKKDAEGNIVETPEELFTRVAGSIAAADAILDPSADVKKTEEKFLNMLSRMWFLPNSPTLMNAGRSLGQLAACFVLPIEDSMESIFETLKHTAMIHKSGGGTGFSFSNIRPERDVVSTTAGVSSGPISFMSVFDIATETVKQGGTRRGANMGVLRVDHPDIEAFIKFKNDLGRLNNFNISVALTNKFMDALNGGKDFELINPRNGKTARLLSAKDVFDKIVDSAWQSGEPGVIFIDRMNESNPTPHIGAIEATNPCGEQPLLPYESCTLGSINLSQMVVKKDLSVNRLTQTVQAAVHFLDNVIELNRYPLERIEKMSKSNRKIGLGVMGFADMLIKLGIPYDSDEAVLQAERVMSIILKEARNASAIRAKMFGNFPFYKGSVFDAPETPFMRNATTTTIAPTGTISIIAGASSGIEPIFAVAHVRRVLDGELLPEMHALFIQAAKKHGFYSKELAAEISKTGSVQGVDAVPSHIQKIFKTSHDISPEWHIKIQAAFQKYTDNAVSKTVNCAASATREDVAQVYLSAYKAGCKGVTIYRDGSRGQQVLNVGAVLHEASKIAPRARPERTTGSTERIRTGCGKLYVTVNSDDAGICEVFAQMGKTGGCASSQIEAAGRLVSLALRSGVKADAIVKQLIGIRCPSPSWQNGKIVLSCPDAMAQVLKNITGVDISENSDVMMGVCPECSSVMVHEEGCMVCHACGFSKCS
- a CDS encoding DedA family protein, giving the protein MLRRLYDWVLHWADTPYGTWALFLLAFCESSFFPIPPDILLIALAVAAPKKSFKYALVCSIGSVLGGCFGYLIGWRFMETIGNKIILFYDFGDKFNYIRQLYQSYDAWAVGVAGFTPIPYKVFTISAGAFRINFPVFLFASVVSRSARFFLVGGLIYRFGPKIQAFIEKYFNILAIVFTVLLIAGFVAIKYLL
- a CDS encoding protein-L-isoaspartate(D-aspartate) O-methyltransferase — translated: MQRVAVKYKRLRDEMVQNQIEARGINDPRVLAAFRKIPRHLFVSEALMDQSYGDFPLPIGEQQTISQPFIVAEMTQALALHKDDRVLEIGTGSGYQAAILAEIVFRVYTIERIYPLYVKTRKLFDKLQYHNIVTKYSDGTTGWPDESPFDAIIVTAGAPRIPETLIKQLAIGGRMVIPVGNQSSQDLMKVSKTTSGIQTTSLGGCRFVKLMGEHGWRT
- a CDS encoding potassium channel protein: MDSTRHIILSVLMAALVVIMGTVGYMLFEGWDFLDSAYMTVTTLATVGYGEVHKVSRIGQVYTMVLIIVGVGFFLYVIGAVVQFMVEGRIRTILGRRRLDKKIDKLKNHYIVCGYGRIGMVLCKSLLTNPIDLVVIDNKPDLETELMEDGFVYVSGDATDEAILLKAGIKRAKGLIAVLGTDAENVFLVLTARQLNPDIFIMARATYSKSKSKLKAAGADKVESPYEMGAVNMAQRIIRPTVTSFLDLAFTYKNKDIQMEEIPISVSSKLANIALKDSGIRQQFNLIIIAIKKRDGSMLFNPSFETVICGGDTVIAVGEENNLQKLEKILNSDE
- a CDS encoding 5-formyltetrahydrofolate cyclo-ligase: MEGIQEKKLEIRNETGKRLDALSDGDRLKKNKIITERLFDFANFLEAKISLLYMDLGYEVKTREIIKKCFNYNKVVVLPTFAEDNYRMKLMKIDNFDSSLRPGPRGVLEPNPARCKLVPIEQIDIAIIPGIAFDEKGGRIGSGKGYYDRLIPDLAITTRKVALAFEEQLTLQVPMESHDKHVDIIITDERIIYKI
- the serS gene encoding serine--tRNA ligase → MLEIKFVRQNIVQVQEALLNRGVVSDLEIFQGVESKRRSVLLDVEGLRHRRNVVSDQIAEMKKKKEDSTDLVGEMREVSARIKELDTLLSEYDEEINHILLGLPNLPHETVPVGKDSSANPVVKKVGTPPVFGFDPKPHYDLGESLKILDFERASKITGARFPLYFGAGAKLERALINFMLDIHTDAHGYLEVLPPFIVNRESMMHTGQLPKFEQDLFKLEGWDYYMIPTAEVPVTNIHQGEILDEDRLPVLYCAYTPCFRSEAGSYGKDTRGLIRQHQFNKVELVKFTTPESSYDELEKLLQNAETILSRLELPYQVICLCTGDLGFSAAKTYDLEVWMPSQNVYREISSCSNFEDFQARRGNIKLKRSGKKGTEFVHTLNGSGLAVGRTVAAILENNQQADGSVVIPKALRSYMNGKDVIRP
- the thrC gene encoding threonine synthase, whose product is MKLEKIPEEIRPHIIPKQGGRLIYRCLGCEAEYDINRLLYTCPACGQVLLIEDAGFGRLAEIPADKWHQIFDYRKMLNVLALKGIFLFYEFIGPVMPLDAIIYLGEGHTPMVEANSGLEDKVGLRFYFKNDGQNPSASFKDRGMASAFSYINHMVQSGSLSEVLAVCASTGDTSAAAALYASYLKPHVKSAVLLPHKKVTPQQLSQPLGSGAAVFEIPGVFDDCMKIVEDLSEKYNVALLNSKNAWRILGQESYAYEIAQYFEYDLTHKVVVVPIGNAGNITAVMNGFLKFFRAGIIQTLPKIIGVQSIHANPVFQYYQEPDAGKRKFRPMNVKPSVAQAAMIGNPVSMPRVIHLVDRYNAAVGMQKVFMVEVAEQAIMDWQLQANRNGHIACTHGGESLAGLLDAKQRGILEKDDIAVLDSTAHALKFSVFQEMYFDNSFPGEYEIEPQKAFANAPQLICPRDIELPAPGKPLQGEALKRFVERESDEIAKILDLKKL
- a CDS encoding tetratricopeptide repeat protein; the protein is MAEDKRNIAGAYIGQKNYTEALRELLEAEKLYADDPFLQNDLGFVYMEKEKPGQAIQHFKRALALKSDYSAAKNNLGVAYMKNEQWEEAIDCFKDLIENLLYTTPQNPLVNMGLAYYHKKDYAQSEKYYNRALALFDDGLNKDAVYIKTLHGLGLNYMATGRSREAIAILEKTVQFAPRIGELHFDLGRAYTLAKEYPKAVKAYNKVIELIPDRSLAREAAKAAEEIKRNANLK